CCATTCGGCGGAAGCGCGGCGGCTGCGGCTGGTCGAGGTCATCAATACGATGTCGCGCTCGGTCGCGATGGAGATGGATCTGAGGCTGGAGGCCGCCGCCCTCTCCGAGATGGCGGAGAACACCCGCAACGATCCGGATTTTCGCGTGCCCACCGTCGACTGGGATCGTACCACGCACAATGTGCTGACGATGGAATGGATCGACGGCATCGCGCTGAGCGACCATGCGCGGCTGGAGCAATCGCAGGTCGATCTGCCCGACCTCGGGCGCAAGGTGATCCAGAGTTTCCTGCGCCATGCGCTGCGCGACGGCTTCTTTCACGCCGACATGCACCCCGGCAATCTGTTTGTCGACGATGGCGGGCGGCTGGTGGCGGTCGATTTCGGCATCATGGGCCGGCTCGGCATGAAGGAGCGGCGTTTCCTTGCCGAAATCCTGCTGGGCTTCATCACCCGCAACTATCGCCGCGTGGCGGAAGTGCATTTTGAGGCCGGCTACGTGCCGGCGCATCACTCGGTGGAGAATTTCGCGCAAGCCATCCGCGCCATCGGCGAGCCGATCCATAACCGCACCGCCGAAGAAATCTCGATGGCGAAGCTGTTGACCTTGCTGCTCGAGGTCACCGGCCTGTTCGACATGCGGACCCGCCCCGAACTGATCCTGCTGCAAAAAACCATGGTGGTGGTCGAGGGCGTGGCGCGCGGCTTCGATCCGAAACTCGACATCTGGAAGGTCGCCGATCCCGTGGTGCGGGAATGGATCGAGCGCAATCTCGGCCCGGTCGGACGCGTTCAGGGCGCGATGTCGGGCGCCGGCGAGCTTGGCCGGGTGCTGGCCGGCCTGCCGGCGATCGCCTCGCGGTCGGTCGCCGTGCTGGAGCAGCTGGAGACCATGACCCGGGAAGGCATCAGGCTGTCGCCGGAGACGATTGCGGCGATGGGCCGGACCGAGGGCCGCAAGAGCCGCTGGCGCACCCTGGCGCTGTGGATCATCGCGGGCACCTTTATCGCGATCCTGTTCGCGGTCCGGCAATTGTGATTGCATTGCATACACCAGATGATAGCATTGCTATCGTATTTTGCCGGGACTGCTCATGGCCAGCCTGACCATCCGAAAGCTCGACGAGGCCGTAAAGGTCTACCTGCGCCTGCGTTCGGCCAAAAACGGCCGCTCGGTGGAAGAGGAAGTCCGGGTAATCC
The genomic region above belongs to Bradyrhizobium sediminis and contains:
- the ubiB gene encoding 2-polyprenylphenol 6-hydroxylase, translated to MISAITHIARLARAGFVFAREGVFGVVDPSLVPPPGQLALRIARLVERPGAKSGPRLSRALTRLGPAYLKLGQFLATRPDVVGVMMARDLESLQDRLPPFSQAEAEAVIAQSLERPVAQAFASFGPAVAAASIAQVHRAEVERDGVRTAVAVKVLRPNVAARFRRDLADFFFVAHKAEAHSAEARRLRLVEVINTMSRSVAMEMDLRLEAAALSEMAENTRNDPDFRVPTVDWDRTTHNVLTMEWIDGIALSDHARLEQSQVDLPDLGRKVIQSFLRHALRDGFFHADMHPGNLFVDDGGRLVAVDFGIMGRLGMKERRFLAEILLGFITRNYRRVAEVHFEAGYVPAHHSVENFAQAIRAIGEPIHNRTAEEISMAKLLTLLLEVTGLFDMRTRPELILLQKTMVVVEGVARGFDPKLDIWKVADPVVREWIERNLGPVGRVQGAMSGAGELGRVLAGLPAIASRSVAVLEQLETMTREGIRLSPETIAAMGRTEGRKSRWRTLALWIIAGTFIAILFAVRQL